The following are encoded in a window of Pseudalgibacter alginicilyticus genomic DNA:
- a CDS encoding DUF4286 family protein, whose protein sequence is MIIYNETVNIDESIHQEWLTWIKEHIPRVLATGKFEKATFTKVLVEEDMGGITYSIQYRSYSREALDIFYRDDAPKFRDEALKKFADKMLTFRTELQIIDECTVNFT, encoded by the coding sequence ATGATTATATACAATGAAACAGTCAATATAGATGAGTCCATTCATCAAGAATGGCTAACATGGATTAAAGAACACATCCCACGCGTTTTGGCAACAGGGAAATTTGAAAAAGCAACTTTCACTAAAGTTTTGGTAGAAGAAGATATGGGGGGTATTACATACTCTATTCAATATCGTTCGTATTCACGTGAAGCTTTAGATATATTTTACAGGGATGATGCACCTAAGTTTAGAGACGAAGCATTGAAAAAATTTGCTGATAAAATGCTGACATTCAGAACGGAACTTCAAATTATTGATGAGTGTACGGTAAATTTTACTTAA
- a CDS encoding helix-turn-helix domain-containing protein: MSHLNLSVRIKELRSRKGISQELLADESGLSLRTIQRIENNETVPRGDTLKRLAIALNTSPDNIVDWKVQEDQNYLTVMSLSALGFLFFPLLGIIIPLTMWIFKKDKIMNVNDLGKAILNFQITWTLLLFLYYIFMITRMFGGVFRGILPNGISLFGIIGPIIILYGYNIIITIINTIRVYHKKSFKYMPALRILR, translated from the coding sequence ATGAGCCATTTGAATTTATCTGTGCGCATAAAAGAATTAAGAAGCAGAAAAGGAATATCACAAGAGTTATTGGCTGATGAGTCTGGGTTGAGTTTAAGAACTATTCAGCGAATTGAAAATAATGAAACCGTCCCAAGAGGAGATACCCTCAAACGCTTAGCTATTGCTTTAAATACTTCGCCAGACAATATTGTAGATTGGAAAGTGCAAGAGGATCAAAATTATCTGACAGTTATGAGTTTGTCGGCACTTGGTTTTTTGTTTTTTCCTTTACTTGGTATCATCATCCCTTTAACGATGTGGATATTTAAAAAGGATAAAATAATGAACGTAAACGATTTGGGTAAGGCAATATTAAACTTTCAAATAACTTGGACACTTTTACTTTTTTTATATTACATTTTCATGATTACACGTATGTTTGGAGGTGTTTTTAGAGGAATACTTCCTAACGGTATAAGTCTGTTTGGAATTATTGGGCCAATAATAATCCTTTATGGGTATAATATTATTATAACTATAATTAATACGATACGAGTTTATCATAAAAAATCATTCAAATATATGCCTGCTTTAAGAATTTTAAGGTAA
- the rsmA gene encoding 16S rRNA (adenine(1518)-N(6)/adenine(1519)-N(6))-dimethyltransferase RsmA — protein MTVKAKKHLGQHFLKDESVAKKIADTLISKNYKNVLEIGPGMGVLTKYLLEKDITTYVIEIDTESVEFLQANYLNLASRIIEKDFLQFDLNTVFKGQQFAIIGNFPYNISTQIVFKTLEMRDQIPEFSGMFQKEVAERICSKEGSKVYGILSVLTQAFYDAEYLFTVLPSVFNPPPKVESGVLRLTRKKDYSLPCDEKMLFKVVKAAFQQRRKTLRNSLKTFHLSDVLREDSIFGKRPEQLSVQQFIDLTIRIQNDL, from the coding sequence ATGACAGTAAAAGCAAAAAAACATTTAGGTCAGCATTTTTTAAAAGATGAAAGTGTCGCTAAAAAAATAGCCGATACCTTAATCTCAAAAAACTACAAAAACGTTTTGGAGATTGGGCCTGGTATGGGGGTACTTACCAAGTATTTATTAGAAAAAGATATTACTACTTATGTTATTGAAATAGATACTGAATCGGTGGAGTTTTTACAAGCTAATTATTTGAATTTAGCGTCGAGAATTATTGAAAAAGATTTTTTGCAATTTGATTTAAATACGGTTTTTAAAGGACAGCAATTTGCGATTATAGGAAATTTTCCATACAATATTTCAACCCAAATAGTTTTTAAAACCTTAGAAATGCGCGATCAGATTCCAGAGTTTTCGGGAATGTTTCAAAAAGAAGTGGCAGAACGAATATGTTCCAAAGAAGGTAGTAAAGTATATGGTATTTTATCGGTTTTAACTCAAGCATTTTATGATGCTGAATATTTATTTACAGTGTTGCCATCGGTTTTTAATCCACCACCAAAAGTAGAATCTGGTGTTTTAAGGTTAACTCGAAAAAAGGATTACAGTTTACCTTGTGATGAAAAAATGCTCTTTAAAGTTGTAAAAGCAGCTTTTCAACAGCGTCGGAAAACACTTCGTAACAGTTTAAAAACATTCCATTTAAGTGATGTTTTAAGAGAAGATAGTATCTTTGGCAAGCGTCCTGAGCAATTAAGTGTCCAACAGTTTATTGATCTAACGATACGAATTCAAAACGACCTTTAA
- a CDS encoding tetratricopeptide repeat protein has product MRFFIAIFLLFSISLFSQEDILAQEYFKNGEFEKALHEYKKLYANNASNPNYISQLLATYQQLEQYDEAETFLLKLMERIRLPHFYVELGYNYQLKNDLDKANSYYQKAINSVDDNVNSVFSVARSFQNHSLLDKVIIVYEKAMAIKPQLNFNLQLAQIYGEQGNIEKMFNSYITFIDTNPFVGSDSGALNTIKRTISDFISEDSSQENNILFRKILLKKMQQEPNVLWNGLLSWLFIQQKEYNKSFIQEKAIFNRQPESLYRIVELASIAVSENELDVAKDIYEFLIETAQDIDTKIDAHNQLLKIESKESTKENYETVLSKYQAFFEEFGMFSSTLEVQIGYAHFLAFKMNDTHKAISFLEESLKLPLAELQKAQIKLELGDILLLQEKFNDALIYYTQIQRNLKNSTVSQEARFRVAKASYYKGDFKWAESQLKILKASTSQLIANDALELKLLISDNKYEDSLQTALKLYSKADLFAFQDRNDEAISLLSKILKEHKTEPIIAQALFKQAQLFEAKKQFENAEQNYKNILLNYKDGILADNACYALAEIYANQLAQPEKAKSLYQQIIFEYADSIYFVEARKKFRALRGDAIE; this is encoded by the coding sequence ATGAGATTTTTTATTGCTATATTTCTGTTGTTTTCAATAAGTTTATTTTCTCAAGAAGATATACTGGCTCAAGAATATTTTAAAAATGGCGAATTTGAAAAAGCATTGCATGAGTACAAAAAACTTTACGCTAATAATGCATCAAATCCCAATTACATTAGTCAATTACTTGCTACTTATCAACAGCTAGAACAGTATGATGAAGCCGAAACGTTTTTATTAAAATTAATGGAACGGATAAGACTGCCTCATTTTTATGTAGAATTGGGTTATAATTATCAATTAAAAAACGATTTGGATAAAGCTAATAGCTATTACCAAAAGGCAATTAATAGTGTAGATGATAATGTGAACAGTGTTTTTTCTGTGGCAAGAAGTTTTCAAAACCATTCTCTTTTAGATAAAGTAATTATTGTTTATGAAAAAGCAATGGCTATAAAGCCACAACTCAATTTTAATTTGCAATTGGCACAAATTTATGGCGAACAAGGTAACATTGAAAAAATGTTTAATAGTTACATTACTTTTATTGATACTAATCCATTTGTAGGAAGCGATTCGGGAGCATTAAATACTATTAAACGTACCATTAGTGATTTTATAAGTGAAGATAGCAGTCAAGAAAACAATATTTTATTTCGAAAAATTTTGCTGAAAAAAATGCAGCAAGAGCCTAATGTTTTATGGAATGGTTTGTTAAGTTGGTTGTTTATTCAGCAGAAAGAGTATAATAAATCCTTTATTCAGGAAAAAGCCATATTCAATAGGCAGCCCGAAAGTTTATATCGTATTGTAGAATTGGCAAGTATTGCTGTTAGTGAAAATGAATTGGATGTTGCTAAAGATATTTATGAGTTTTTAATAGAAACGGCTCAAGATATTGATACAAAAATTGATGCACATAATCAGTTGCTTAAAATTGAATCAAAAGAAAGTACTAAAGAAAACTATGAAACTGTCCTTTCAAAATATCAAGCTTTCTTTGAAGAGTTTGGCATGTTTTCATCAACTTTAGAGGTTCAAATTGGATATGCTCATTTTTTGGCTTTTAAAATGAATGATACTCATAAAGCTATTTCATTTTTAGAAGAGTCTTTAAAATTACCATTAGCAGAATTACAAAAAGCTCAAATAAAATTAGAGTTAGGCGATATTTTATTGCTGCAAGAAAAGTTTAATGATGCTCTAATTTATTACACTCAAATTCAACGTAATTTAAAAAATAGTACTGTTTCGCAGGAAGCCCGTTTTAGAGTAGCAAAGGCCAGTTATTACAAAGGTGATTTTAAATGGGCAGAATCGCAGCTTAAAATATTAAAAGCCTCTACTTCGCAACTAATTGCCAATGATGCTTTGGAACTAAAATTATTGATATCTGATAATAAATATGAAGATTCTCTTCAAACGGCTTTAAAATTATATTCAAAAGCCGATTTGTTTGCTTTTCAAGATAGAAATGATGAGGCTATTTCACTTTTAAGTAAAATACTAAAGGAACATAAAACAGAGCCTATTATTGCACAAGCACTTTTCAAACAGGCACAATTATTTGAAGCTAAAAAACAATTTGAAAATGCGGAACAGAATTATAAAAATATTTTACTAAATTATAAAGATGGTATTTTAGCTGATAATGCCTGCTATGCTTTGGCAGAAATTTATGCCAACCAATTAGCACAACCCGAAAAGGCAAAATCACTTTACCAACAAATTATTTTTGAGTATGCTGATAGTATTTACTTCGTGGAAGCTCGAAAAAAATTCCGAGCGTTACGCGGCGACGCTATTGAATAG